In Paenibacillus kyungheensis, the following are encoded in one genomic region:
- the cysT gene encoding sulfate ABC transporter permease subunit CysT has protein sequence MNSTLLRHKGWTWGFRSTVLLYFLLLIVLPIAGVYVNSFSEGWAAFVQNISDPIAWKAVLLTLKLALIATLINVLIGTMSAWVLVRYDFAGKSLLNSIVDLPFALPTAVGGLMILVLLGPNSWMGKLADTLGFQFVFHQPAIIIAMVFVTFPFVIRAIQPLLEEIDHSAEEAAYTLGASKRDTFFRVILPSMTPGIVSGAMLAFSRALAEFGAVVLVAGNIPGRTLTASVYIFGEVESDNEAGAAAVSVILLTLSFLILWLINAVQTRRAR, from the coding sequence GTGAATAGTACATTGCTGCGTCATAAAGGATGGACTTGGGGATTTCGCTCTACCGTATTATTGTATTTTCTACTATTGATTGTACTACCGATTGCAGGAGTGTATGTGAACTCATTTTCAGAAGGTTGGGCAGCATTTGTACAGAATATCAGTGATCCTATCGCATGGAAAGCTGTTCTATTAACCTTAAAATTAGCGCTGATTGCTACGCTTATTAATGTGTTGATCGGTACGATGTCTGCATGGGTGTTGGTACGTTATGATTTTGCAGGGAAGTCTTTATTAAATAGTATTGTAGATTTGCCTTTTGCTTTACCGACTGCTGTAGGCGGATTGATGATTCTCGTTTTGTTAGGGCCGAACAGTTGGATGGGCAAATTAGCAGATACACTAGGCTTTCAGTTCGTATTTCATCAGCCGGCGATTATTATTGCGATGGTATTTGTCACCTTTCCATTTGTGATTCGGGCGATACAGCCATTATTGGAAGAAATCGATCATTCGGCTGAAGAAGCGGCTTATACACTAGGAGCTTCCAAACGAGATACTTTTTTTCGAGTGATCTTACCATCGATGACACCGGGTATTGTAAGTGGAGCTATGCTGGCTTTTTCAAGAGCATTGGCTGAATTTGGAGCTGTCGTTCTGGTAGCTGGTAATATTCCAGGACGTACACTTACTGCTTCCGTATATATTTTTGGTGAAGTAGAAAGTGATAATGAAGCAGGAGCCGCTGCTGTATCGGTTATTTTATTAACATTATCGTTTCTTATTCTTTGGCTGATTAATGCAGTACAGACAAGGAGAGCACGCTAA
- a CDS encoding sulfate ABC transporter permease subunit, whose amino-acid sequence MRKYWIPLTWIVFSILILIPLAVLATGAFDKGTSGLIDALSRPEARHALMMTGLIVIVVTILNGIFGIMMGIYLVRGTWLSRRVRQLFNSIVDLPYAVSPVIGGLMIVLLLGPDTVIGTFFEQIGFKVVYAFPGMVIATLFVTFPLMVREVMPVLQELGNDQEEAASTLGAYSWTTFWKVTWPSIRWAVIYGTILTVARSLGEFGAVLVVSGNIINKTQTATTLVYQDMENFNVTAANGVALVLAVFSVGLLLLMERAKKRKGVH is encoded by the coding sequence ATGAGAAAATATTGGATTCCGCTCACATGGATCGTTTTTAGCATATTGATTTTGATTCCTTTGGCTGTACTGGCAACAGGAGCTTTTGATAAAGGAACCAGTGGACTTATTGATGCATTAAGTCGTCCCGAAGCAAGACATGCACTGATGATGACAGGGCTTATCGTTATTGTGGTGACTATTTTAAATGGAATCTTTGGGATTATGATGGGCATTTATCTGGTACGAGGAACATGGCTAAGCCGTAGAGTAAGACAACTGTTCAACAGTATTGTCGATCTACCTTATGCGGTCTCACCAGTAATCGGTGGATTAATGATTGTGTTATTGCTAGGGCCAGATACAGTGATTGGTACATTTTTTGAACAGATTGGATTTAAAGTGGTTTATGCTTTTCCAGGGATGGTTATTGCGACACTATTTGTTACATTTCCATTAATGGTGCGTGAAGTTATGCCTGTACTACAAGAATTAGGAAACGATCAAGAAGAAGCGGCTTCTACATTAGGCGCGTATAGTTGGACAACGTTTTGGAAAGTCACCTGGCCTTCGATTCGCTGGGCTGTGATTTACGGTACGATTTTGACAGTTGCACGCTCTTTGGGTGAATTTGGAGCGGTATTGGTAGTGTCAGGCAATATTATTAACAAAACACAAACAGCAACCACGCTGGTGTATCAAGATATGGAGAATTTCAATGTCACTGCTGCTAATGGAGTTGCTCTGGTGTTGGCTGTATTTTCTGTAGGATTATTATTGTTAATGGAACGCGCCAAGAAGAGAAAGGGAGTGCACTGA
- a CDS encoding sulfate/molybdate ABC transporter ATP-binding protein translates to MHLEVRNLDKHFGQFHAVQDVSFNVQKGHLIGLLGPSGGGKTSILRMLAGLESPDSGDIIFHGQKVNQLPPQEREIGFVFQNYALFKHMTVFDNIAFGLTVKKMKKSAIKERVQELVELTGLAGFEHRYPHQLSGGQRQRVAFARALAPEPQLLLLDEPFAAIDAKIRQELRTWLRELIERVGITSIFVTHDQDEAIEVADEIMIINGGRLEQKGTPWDIYKQPSTPFVASFIGESTIVDEVSLLKGFDHEQSHPGIHALIRPEYIEVGHASEFPLLSATEKGTVKHLHFRGSQWLVEVQVGQNSLITYRSLEKETLEIGQSVHVMVHRAYLFNDQESWIAENRLKNDTLSMFI, encoded by the coding sequence ATGCATCTGGAAGTTCGTAACCTTGATAAGCATTTTGGACAATTTCACGCTGTACAAGACGTTAGCTTCAATGTACAAAAAGGTCATCTGATCGGATTATTAGGCCCAAGTGGTGGAGGAAAAACATCTATTTTGCGTATGTTAGCTGGACTAGAATCACCGGATAGTGGCGATATTATTTTTCATGGGCAAAAAGTCAATCAACTACCTCCACAAGAACGCGAGATCGGCTTTGTTTTTCAAAACTATGCGTTGTTCAAACATATGACCGTATTCGATAATATCGCTTTTGGTCTAACCGTAAAAAAAATGAAAAAGTCTGCGATTAAAGAACGTGTACAGGAATTAGTAGAACTCACAGGATTAGCAGGATTTGAACATCGCTATCCGCATCAGTTATCAGGCGGACAACGACAACGGGTAGCTTTTGCGCGTGCTCTTGCGCCTGAACCGCAATTGTTATTGCTGGATGAGCCATTTGCTGCGATTGATGCTAAGATTCGGCAAGAATTACGTACATGGCTTCGCGAGCTGATTGAACGTGTCGGTATTACATCGATCTTTGTGACTCATGATCAAGATGAAGCAATTGAAGTAGCTGATGAGATTATGATTATTAACGGTGGACGATTAGAGCAAAAAGGAACACCGTGGGATATTTATAAACAACCTTCGACTCCTTTTGTTGCTTCCTTTATTGGAGAATCAACGATTGTAGATGAAGTATCGCTGTTAAAAGGATTCGATCATGAGCAGTCTCATCCGGGTATTCATGCATTGATTCGCCCTGAATATATTGAAGTAGGTCATGCCAGTGAATTTCCATTATTATCTGCTACCGAGAAAGGTACAGTAAAACATCTTCATTTTCGGGGCAGTCAGTGGTTGGTTGAAGTACAGGTGGGTCAGAATTCATTGATCACCTATCGTTCACTGGAAAAAGAAACATTAGAAATCGGACAATCTGTACATGTGATGGTGCACCGGGCATATCTATTTAATGATCAAGAAAGTTGGATCGCTGAAAACCGCCTGAAAAATGATACGTTATCGATGTTTATTTAA
- a CDS encoding sulfate ABC transporter substrate-binding protein, which yields MSMIRSRLVLALLLMMSVVLSACSHQTETDATASASAVSNDGKDITLVIGAYSVAKDAVGEILPKFQAEWKAKTGQNVKFQESYEASGTQARAIAGGFEADVTLLSLEGDIDKLVKAGLVKDTWRDEPHKGMITRSIVVLGTREGNPLGIHNFNDLTKPGVKVLYPNPKTSGGAQWDINAIYGAGLKQSERDEGQKDPAVAKAFLQAVHQNVESLDKSGRASMAAFEYGVGDVIVTYENELLARMAQGAKYEVVIPDDTILIENPAAVVDKYVDEHGTRKVAEAFLAYLWTPEAQEIFAKHGFRPVNEQVMAKHVSEYPTPKGLFDINYLGGWSEVRKNLYSSRGIWYQVLAGI from the coding sequence ATGTCTATGATCCGTAGTCGTTTAGTGCTGGCTTTACTACTTATGATGAGTGTAGTCTTGTCAGCTTGTAGTCATCAAACAGAAACAGACGCTACAGCTTCTGCTAGTGCTGTATCCAATGATGGCAAAGATATTACTTTAGTGATTGGTGCATACAGTGTAGCCAAAGATGCTGTAGGCGAGATTTTACCCAAGTTTCAAGCAGAATGGAAAGCCAAAACAGGGCAAAATGTAAAATTTCAAGAATCGTATGAAGCTTCAGGTACGCAAGCTAGAGCAATTGCAGGTGGATTTGAAGCTGATGTTACTTTGTTATCACTAGAAGGTGATATTGATAAATTAGTAAAAGCCGGACTGGTCAAAGATACATGGAGAGATGAACCGCATAAAGGAATGATTACACGTTCTATCGTTGTATTAGGTACACGTGAAGGCAATCCTCTCGGTATTCATAACTTTAATGATCTCACCAAGCCCGGGGTAAAAGTGTTATACCCTAATCCCAAAACATCCGGTGGTGCGCAGTGGGATATTAATGCGATCTATGGTGCAGGTCTCAAGCAATCTGAACGAGATGAAGGTCAGAAAGATCCTGCGGTGGCAAAAGCTTTTCTACAAGCAGTGCATCAAAATGTCGAGTCATTGGACAAAAGCGGACGTGCTTCTATGGCGGCATTTGAATATGGTGTAGGCGATGTGATTGTAACGTATGAAAATGAATTGCTTGCACGAATGGCGCAAGGAGCTAAATACGAAGTGGTTATACCTGACGATACTATTCTGATCGAAAATCCAGCCGCAGTTGTCGATAAATATGTCGATGAACATGGAACACGTAAAGTAGCTGAAGCATTTCTTGCTTATTTGTGGACACCAGAAGCCCAAGAAATATTTGCAAAGCATGGGTTCCGTCCTGTAAATGAGCAGGTGATGGCAAAACACGTAAGTGAGTATCCTACACCAAAAGGACTGTTTGATATTAACTATTTGGGTGGATGGAGTGAAGTACGCAAAAATCTATATTCTAGTCGTGGAATATGGTATCAGGTGCTAGCTGGGATATAA
- a CDS encoding MBL fold metallo-hydrolase, producing the protein MNGRVDRLTFLGTGDAMGVPRVYCECEVCEEARSGGTNRRLRSSVLVEGIEGDFLLDCGPDWRTQMEMINRRADITDVIVTHAHFDHIGGLPEWADACRWQQLKGRLFAPQEVLDAIGKQFPWISSYIELIANDQGMELNGWSITPWKVHHGHNGYSYAYRFEKNEFAWVYCSDAIGLDEEQKKPMHMLDLLILGTSFVREEAEYHTRSVYDMYEAAELIDEVVPSETIYTHMSHQVDLREDLNLAASVSIARTGMTVDLGNYSSLLSE; encoded by the coding sequence ATGAACGGACGAGTAGATCGATTAACATTTTTAGGAACAGGCGATGCAATGGGCGTGCCAAGAGTATATTGTGAGTGTGAAGTATGTGAAGAAGCACGTAGTGGTGGAACGAACCGAAGGTTACGATCTTCTGTACTGGTAGAAGGTATTGAAGGAGACTTTTTATTAGATTGTGGACCTGATTGGCGAACACAGATGGAAATGATCAATCGTCGCGCAGATATTACAGACGTTATTGTGACTCATGCACACTTTGATCATATTGGAGGTTTGCCAGAATGGGCGGACGCTTGTCGCTGGCAACAGTTAAAAGGTCGCTTATTTGCTCCACAAGAAGTATTGGATGCGATCGGTAAGCAATTTCCGTGGATTAGTAGTTATATTGAATTGATAGCGAATGATCAAGGAATGGAATTGAATGGTTGGAGTATTACTCCATGGAAAGTACATCATGGACATAACGGATACTCTTATGCGTATCGGTTTGAAAAAAATGAGTTTGCCTGGGTATATTGCTCGGATGCTATTGGACTTGATGAAGAACAGAAAAAACCGATGCATATGTTAGATTTATTGATTTTAGGAACAAGCTTTGTTCGTGAAGAAGCAGAATATCATACTCGTTCTGTCTATGATATGTATGAAGCGGCTGAACTTATAGATGAAGTGGTTCCTTCTGAAACGATCTATACCCATATGTCTCATCAAGTAGATTTGCGTGAAGATTTGAATTTGGCTGCCAGTGTTAGTATCGCTCGCACAGGTATGACTGTAGATTTAGGCAATTATTCTTCGCTATTATCTGAATAA
- a CDS encoding amino acid ABC transporter ATP-binding protein gives MITFHEVNKFYGDFQVLTGINLHVKQGEVVVVLGPSGSGKSTMLRCINRLEDTSSGQLTVNNVRVDDRKTDLNKLRRKIGMVFQHFNLYPHKKVIDNITLAPIKALGVSKAEAAETAMYYLEKVGIAEKANAYPSQLSGGQQQRVAIARGLAVKPEIMLFDEPTSALDPEMVGEVLDVMKALAREGMTMVVVTHEMGFAREVADRVIFMDQGKIVEEATPEEFFSNPKEERAQLFLSRLLNH, from the coding sequence ATGATTACCTTCCATGAAGTTAACAAGTTCTATGGAGATTTTCAAGTGCTGACTGGAATTAATCTTCATGTCAAGCAAGGAGAAGTGGTTGTTGTACTCGGGCCTTCTGGTTCTGGTAAAAGCACCATGCTCCGATGTATCAATCGTCTTGAAGATACCAGTAGTGGACAGTTAACGGTCAACAATGTAAGAGTAGATGATCGCAAAACAGATCTCAATAAACTTCGCCGCAAAATTGGGATGGTGTTCCAACATTTTAATTTGTATCCCCATAAAAAAGTGATCGATAATATTACACTGGCTCCTATCAAAGCATTAGGTGTATCCAAAGCAGAAGCGGCAGAGACAGCTATGTATTATTTAGAAAAAGTAGGTATAGCAGAAAAAGCGAATGCGTACCCTTCCCAATTATCCGGGGGACAGCAGCAACGTGTCGCAATTGCTAGAGGTCTTGCTGTCAAACCTGAAATTATGTTATTTGATGAACCAACTTCTGCATTAGACCCTGAGATGGTCGGTGAAGTACTTGATGTTATGAAAGCACTCGCTAGAGAAGGAATGACTATGGTTGTCGTTACTCATGAAATGGGATTTGCTCGCGAAGTCGCAGACCGCGTGATCTTTATGGATCAAGGCAAAATTGTAGAAGAAGCTACACCTGAAGAATTCTTCTCCAATCCAAAAGAAGAGCGTGCACAGTTGTTCTTGAGTCGCTTATTAAATCACTAA
- a CDS encoding glutamate ABC transporter substrate-binding protein, translating into MKNQKRYNVKKLAMLLACMVAIVTVLGACSVSKPTSSSTASSNALLDQIKERDKLIVGVKYDTKLFGLKNPSTGDVEGFDIDMAHALAKSILGDASKVEFKEVTSKTRIPMLNNGDIDMVIATMTITDERKKEVDFSDVYFQAGQSLLVKKGSPIKGIEDVTADTTVLASKGATSIKNIEDKVPGVTVLEFDNYQDAFNALKAGKGDALTTDDAILYGMAAQDPGYEVVGKPFTDEPYGIAVKKGETKLVEAINKALTDMKADKSYNEIYKKWIGKEPTT; encoded by the coding sequence ATGAAAAATCAAAAAAGATACAATGTTAAAAAATTAGCGATGTTGTTAGCGTGTATGGTAGCTATTGTTACAGTACTCGGAGCATGTAGCGTAAGCAAACCGACTTCTTCGTCCACAGCAAGTTCAAATGCTCTTCTGGATCAAATTAAAGAACGCGATAAATTAATCGTAGGTGTAAAATACGATACCAAATTATTCGGTCTGAAAAACCCGTCTACAGGTGATGTAGAAGGATTCGATATTGATATGGCTCATGCGCTAGCAAAAAGTATTTTAGGAGATGCGAGCAAAGTAGAGTTCAAAGAAGTAACATCCAAAACACGTATCCCTATGCTTAACAATGGCGATATTGATATGGTTATCGCAACGATGACGATTACAGATGAGCGTAAAAAAGAAGTAGACTTCTCGGATGTGTATTTCCAAGCAGGACAATCTCTATTAGTGAAAAAAGGTAGCCCGATCAAAGGAATTGAAGATGTAACCGCAGATACGACTGTACTTGCTTCTAAAGGTGCGACTTCGATTAAAAATATTGAAGACAAAGTACCAGGTGTAACCGTATTGGAATTTGATAATTATCAAGATGCATTCAACGCACTCAAAGCAGGTAAAGGTGATGCTTTAACAACAGATGATGCGATTCTATACGGTATGGCTGCGCAAGATCCTGGCTATGAAGTGGTAGGTAAGCCATTTACAGATGAGCCTTACGGTATCGCTGTGAAAAAAGGCGAAACCAAATTGGTTGAAGCGATCAATAAAGCTCTAACCGATATGAAAGCTGATAAATCTTACAATGAAATTTATAAAAAATGGATTGGTAAAGAGCCAACAACCTAA
- a CDS encoding amino acid ABC transporter permease — MLDFSILVDYLPLYLEGFLNTIKASVLALIGSFVLGTIIAIFRISGVKPLQWFGTAYVEFIRNIPILIVVLFFSWGLPSIGVKLDGFAAGTLGLTVYTSAFIAEAIRAGIQSVPKGQSEAARSAGMTYIQTMIHVILPQAIKLVIPPLSNQFINLIKNSSVLTIVAGLDLMYFSDKISSETYVIFSTYIFAAMFYLVLTLPMSYGASVLERKWAKNS; from the coding sequence ATGTTGGACTTTTCGATTCTTGTCGATTATTTGCCTTTATATTTGGAAGGGTTTCTGAATACGATCAAAGCGAGTGTACTGGCATTGATTGGTAGCTTTGTATTAGGAACGATTATTGCTATTTTCCGAATTAGTGGTGTGAAGCCATTACAGTGGTTCGGTACCGCTTATGTTGAATTTATACGAAATATTCCTATTTTGATCGTGGTGTTGTTTTTCTCTTGGGGATTACCTTCAATCGGTGTCAAATTAGATGGATTTGCCGCAGGTACATTAGGCTTAACCGTCTATACGTCGGCATTTATAGCAGAAGCGATTCGGGCAGGTATTCAATCAGTACCTAAAGGACAATCTGAAGCAGCTCGTTCAGCGGGAATGACTTATATTCAGACGATGATTCATGTCATTTTGCCACAAGCGATCAAATTGGTTATTCCACCGCTTAGTAATCAATTTATTAATCTGATTAAAAACTCTTCTGTACTTACGATCGTAGCTGGTCTGGATCTGATGTATTTTTCAGACAAAATCAGTAGCGAAACATATGTTATCTTCAGTACTTATATTTTTGCAGCGATGTTCTATCTTGTGCTGACTTTACCAATGAGTTATGGAGCATCTGTATTAGAACGCAAATGGGCGAAAAATTCATAA
- a CDS encoding amino acid ABC transporter permease, whose amino-acid sequence MDFIGAYSPDNLRFLMEGLKITLFVAFIAIILSFVIGCIVGTIRYAKVPILSPILMVIVEVLRNLPLLLIILFVQFGLPEIGIKMTITFGAIVALTAFEASMISEIVRAGLTSVPKGQVEAARSSGLTQMQTLWHIVLPQGLRKMVPPLVSQFISLLKDTSLAVIISLAELVHNAQIIMGQNSNYPIPILLLIAVIYFVINYALSLISKRLETKTA is encoded by the coding sequence ATGGATTTCATAGGAGCATATTCACCGGATAACTTGCGCTTTCTTATGGAAGGGCTGAAAATAACACTTTTTGTAGCCTTTATCGCTATTATACTTAGCTTTGTAATCGGCTGTATTGTCGGTACGATTCGGTACGCTAAAGTACCTATTTTATCCCCGATCTTAATGGTTATAGTAGAAGTCTTGCGTAATTTGCCATTATTGCTTATTATTTTGTTTGTACAGTTTGGCTTGCCAGAGATTGGTATCAAAATGACGATCACCTTTGGAGCGATTGTAGCATTAACTGCTTTTGAAGCTTCGATGATTTCGGAGATTGTACGTGCCGGTCTAACTTCGGTTCCCAAAGGACAAGTAGAAGCTGCACGTTCTTCAGGGCTTACGCAAATGCAAACGTTATGGCATATTGTGTTACCACAAGGACTACGCAAAATGGTTCCACCATTAGTGAGTCAGTTTATTTCGCTACTCAAAGATACGTCGTTAGCTGTTATTATTTCGCTTGCAGAATTAGTACACAATGCACAGATTATTATGGGACAAAATTCAAATTACCCGATTCCCATCTTATTATTAATCGCTGTTATTTATTTTGTGATTAATTATGCGCTATCGTTAATTTCCAAACGGTTAGAAACCAAAACAGCTTAA
- a CDS encoding sensor histidine kinase, with protein MNQQVAAETSSRGAEGRMATFFKNEKIQILTVAIGTAVAGEFKINPVQGDLFRIGLGGSAFLLLMLLMNRLPYLKTGVFTALTVVVFRMVLDFISAPHLFSIEESGRVHTSAGLYYMTFAIGMFVIQSRLPQMNLLLLSGVTALIDFGSNTVEMICRWGLTGSDIMIPATWGYIFLVAVIRGFFTTGLYSSIAVSQIRALHSEQKKRMEQMLAVNAGLYGEVFYLRKSMDTIEHLTSSSYRLYTDMKREGLTEYSQRQLSITQEIHEVKKDSQRIAAGLLKLFDQQSKTVLSLFEILDYTIRGNRKYATMLDKKVTFTARLEVNYSTSEYIPLLTILNNLTSNAVEALGEKGSIEVSVCEQGQDTVLTVYDSGKGIEQQARELIFEPGFTTKFAQGGSAATGIGLSHVHDIVSSLGGRIQLQEADTSLWKTVFEVKLPTLLLKKGE; from the coding sequence GTGAATCAGCAAGTCGCAGCAGAAACCAGTTCCAGAGGAGCGGAAGGACGGATGGCGACTTTTTTTAAAAATGAAAAAATCCAGATCCTTACTGTAGCAATCGGTACAGCAGTAGCTGGGGAATTTAAAATCAATCCGGTACAGGGTGATCTGTTCCGTATTGGTCTGGGTGGTAGTGCTTTTCTATTATTAATGTTATTGATGAATCGTCTGCCTTATTTGAAAACAGGGGTATTTACTGCTTTGACGGTAGTTGTGTTTCGGATGGTGTTAGATTTTATTTCGGCACCTCATTTATTTTCAATCGAAGAAAGTGGACGTGTGCATACTTCAGCAGGGTTGTACTATATGACTTTTGCGATTGGAATGTTTGTTATTCAAAGTCGACTTCCTCAGATGAATCTACTGTTATTAAGTGGAGTGACTGCACTTATCGACTTTGGCTCCAATACGGTCGAAATGATCTGTCGCTGGGGACTCACAGGTAGTGATATTATGATTCCAGCTACATGGGGCTATATTTTTCTAGTCGCTGTTATTCGTGGATTTTTTACGACTGGATTATATAGCAGTATCGCTGTCAGTCAGATTCGTGCACTTCATAGTGAACAGAAAAAGCGGATGGAACAGATGTTAGCTGTCAATGCAGGCTTATATGGTGAAGTGTTTTATTTGCGCAAATCGATGGATACGATAGAACATCTAACCAGTAGCAGTTACCGATTGTATACCGATATGAAGCGAGAAGGTCTGACAGAATACAGCCAACGACAACTGAGTATTACCCAAGAAATACATGAAGTCAAAAAAGACTCACAACGTATTGCCGCAGGCTTACTCAAATTATTTGATCAACAATCAAAAACGGTATTATCACTGTTCGAAATTCTCGATTATACAATACGCGGCAATCGTAAATATGCCACCATGTTAGACAAAAAAGTAACATTTACTGCTCGCTTAGAAGTGAATTATAGTACTTCTGAATATATTCCTTTGCTCACGATATTGAACAATTTGACATCTAATGCTGTCGAAGCTTTGGGTGAAAAGGGTTCGATTGAGGTCAGTGTATGTGAACAAGGACAAGATACGGTACTAACTGTGTATGATTCGGGTAAAGGAATAGAGCAACAAGCACGTGAATTGATTTTTGAACCTGGATTTACGACTAAATTTGCTCAAGGTGGAAGTGCGGCTACAGGCATAGGGCTTTCCCATGTACATGATATTGTATCTTCGCTAGGAGGACGTATTCAATTACAAGAAGCAGATACTTCACTATGGAAAACAGTCTTTGAAGTGAAATTACCAACGTTATTGTTGAAAAAGGGGGAATAA
- a CDS encoding response regulator → MALSFCIVDDDPATRAMLENIIKESQLGEVIGTARGGEEGTRIILETHPDVVLIDWLMPDQDGLETITQLKRQGYHGKYVMISQIENQEMVGEAYQSGIEFFIRKPINRIEVESVLSRVSEHTEIKHYLNELKSSLSKLDTLSQISPHTSSSTSVKPRTVDDMVRPIYMNLGIVGESGCGDLTAIMEILLEQQGKPGSFPPLRQLYEAAASRYKHTPREVDKEAKAIEQRIRRTVTTALNHLASIGLTDYGNPKFEHYAPLYFDFEDIRAKMKEIDEERDDGKSKVSIKKFLQVLYLEALDQMKNR, encoded by the coding sequence ATGGCTTTATCTTTTTGTATTGTAGATGATGATCCAGCAACTCGTGCGATGCTTGAAAATATCATCAAAGAAAGTCAGCTTGGCGAAGTGATTGGTACAGCACGCGGTGGGGAAGAAGGAACACGTATTATTTTAGAGACGCATCCTGATGTCGTGCTAATCGATTGGTTGATGCCGGATCAAGATGGATTAGAAACGATTACCCAATTGAAGCGTCAAGGCTATCATGGCAAATACGTTATGATCTCGCAGATTGAAAATCAAGAAATGGTAGGCGAAGCTTATCAATCCGGGATTGAATTTTTTATTCGTAAGCCGATCAACCGGATAGAAGTAGAATCAGTACTGTCTCGGGTGAGTGAGCATACAGAAATCAAGCATTATTTGAATGAGCTCAAATCATCTTTATCCAAACTGGATACCCTTAGTCAGATATCACCTCATACGTCTTCTTCTACATCTGTGAAGCCACGAACAGTCGATGATATGGTACGTCCTATTTATATGAATCTAGGGATCGTAGGCGAATCAGGGTGTGGTGATTTGACAGCGATTATGGAAATCCTTTTGGAACAACAAGGTAAGCCAGGTTCATTTCCACCTCTTCGACAATTGTATGAAGCCGCAGCGAGTCGTTACAAGCATACTCCACGCGAAGTCGATAAAGAAGCCAAAGCGATTGAGCAACGCATCAGACGGACAGTGACAACAGCGCTGAATCATTTAGCTTCGATAGGGTTAACCGATTATGGTAATCCCAAGTTTGAACATTATGCGCCACTGTATTTCGACTTTGAAGATATTCGTGCCAAAATGAAAGAAATCGATGAAGAGCGAGACGATGGCAAAAGCAAAGTCAGTATCAAAAAGTTTTTGCAAGTGTTATATCTAGAAGCACTCGACCAGATGAAAAATAGATAA
- a CDS encoding Cof-type HAD-IIB family hydrolase yields MYKLIAIDIDDTLINDNKEVTPATQTALEQAVAKDVVVTLATGRAYASAQAIARQTGLNVPIITYQGALVKNLMDEKVLYERYVPIEAARKLFEYCIEHNLHLQTYIDDKLYAREVNQHLIDYATLNGTQYHIEPDFNKLIEQPTPKMLIIDDPAFLDELQPILRELLGDSVHITKSKPQFLEIMHKEGTKGAALTFLADYFNCDLKNAIAVGDSWNDHEMLEVAGLGVAMGNAIQPLKDIADYISASNNEDGVKEVIEKFILNA; encoded by the coding sequence ATGTATAAATTAATCGCAATCGATATCGACGATACACTGATCAATGATAATAAAGAAGTAACACCTGCTACACAGACTGCTCTTGAACAAGCTGTAGCCAAAGATGTAGTGGTGACACTCGCTACAGGTCGTGCTTATGCTTCTGCTCAAGCGATCGCTCGTCAAACAGGACTTAATGTACCGATTATTACGTATCAAGGGGCATTGGTTAAAAACTTGATGGATGAAAAAGTATTGTATGAGCGTTATGTACCGATCGAAGCCGCTCGTAAATTATTTGAATATTGCATCGAACACAATTTGCATTTGCAAACCTATATCGATGATAAATTATATGCGCGTGAAGTAAATCAACATTTGATTGATTATGCAACATTGAACGGTACACAGTACCATATCGAACCTGACTTCAACAAATTGATTGAGCAACCTACACCTAAAATGCTAATTATTGATGATCCTGCATTTTTAGATGAATTACAACCTATTTTGCGTGAATTGCTAGGCGACAGTGTTCATATCACCAAGTCCAAACCTCAATTCCTTGAAATTATGCACAAAGAAGGAACTAAAGGGGCTGCACTCACGTTCCTTGCAGATTATTTCAATTGTGATCTAAAAAATGCAATCGCTGTAGGTGATTCTTGGAATGATCATGAAATGTTAGAAGTAGCGGGTCTGGGCGTAGCGATGGGTAATGCGATTCAACCTCTAAAAGATATTGCTGATTACATTTCTGCTAGCAATAATGAAGATGGCGTAAAAGAAGTAATTGAGAAATTTATTTTGAACGCTTAA